In the Corynebacterium suedekumii genome, one interval contains:
- a CDS encoding dipeptidase, whose translation MNIAELRSHITGQRERIFRDLAEIVAFDSVHDEPDHEADAAGAAEWTKQALIDAGLDVTAHLTADGSTALIGRKAPAEGMPTVLLYSHHDVVPAGDHANWTTPPFELTERDGRWYGRGAADCKGNLVMHLAALRAVEQAGGTGLGLTVLIEGSEERGGEGLDQLLKDQPELFRADAIMIADSGNAAVGVPTLTTSLRGGGQVVVTVATLRTPLHSGQFGGAAPDAVAALVRVLDSLRDEHGRTVIDGVDTTATWQGEPYDPETFRKDAGILDGVAIMGTDDDAPADMVWARPAITTTGFTSTPVSEAVNAVPATAQAKLNVRVPAGLDADDVMDKLVAHLRAHTPWGAHVDVEVQEKNQPFSTDTSGPALGLLRRCLAEAYDADEAVTVGSGGSIPLTLALQEAFPEAEIALYGVEEPQSTIHSPDESVDPAEIIHIATAEAAFLLSYGK comes from the coding sequence ATGAACATCGCAGAACTCCGATCCCACATCACCGGCCAGCGCGAGCGGATCTTCCGCGACCTCGCCGAGATCGTCGCCTTCGACTCCGTCCACGACGAGCCCGATCACGAGGCGGATGCCGCCGGCGCCGCGGAGTGGACGAAGCAGGCGCTTATCGACGCCGGGCTCGACGTCACCGCTCACCTCACCGCCGACGGCTCCACCGCTCTCATCGGCCGAAAGGCGCCGGCCGAGGGCATGCCCACCGTGCTGCTCTACTCCCACCACGACGTCGTCCCCGCCGGCGACCACGCGAACTGGACCACCCCACCCTTCGAGCTCACCGAACGCGACGGCCGCTGGTACGGCCGCGGCGCCGCCGACTGCAAGGGCAACCTCGTCATGCACCTGGCCGCCCTGCGCGCGGTCGAGCAGGCAGGCGGCACCGGGCTCGGCCTGACCGTGCTCATCGAGGGCTCCGAGGAACGCGGCGGCGAGGGCCTGGACCAGCTGCTCAAGGATCAGCCGGAACTGTTCCGGGCGGATGCCATCATGATCGCCGACTCCGGCAACGCCGCCGTCGGCGTGCCCACCCTCACCACCTCCCTGCGCGGTGGCGGTCAGGTCGTGGTCACCGTCGCCACCCTGCGCACCCCCCTCCACTCCGGCCAGTTCGGCGGCGCCGCCCCGGACGCGGTGGCCGCCCTGGTCCGCGTGCTCGATTCCCTGCGTGACGAACACGGCCGCACCGTCATCGACGGCGTGGACACCACCGCCACCTGGCAGGGCGAGCCCTACGATCCCGAGACCTTCCGGAAGGACGCCGGCATCCTCGACGGTGTGGCCATCATGGGCACCGACGACGACGCCCCCGCCGACATGGTGTGGGCCCGGCCCGCCATCACCACCACCGGCTTCACCTCCACCCCCGTGTCCGAGGCCGTCAACGCCGTGCCCGCCACCGCCCAGGCCAAGCTCAACGTCCGTGTGCCGGCCGGACTGGACGCCGATGACGTCATGGACAAGCTCGTCGCCCACCTCCGGGCCCACACCCCGTGGGGTGCGCACGTCGACGTCGAGGTGCAGGAGAAGAATCAGCCGTTCTCCACCGACACCTCCGGCCCGGCACTCGGCCTGCTGCGGCGGTGCCTGGCAGAGGCCTACGACGCCGACGAAGCCGTCACCGTCGGCTCTGGTGGCTCCATCCCGCTCACCCTCGCCCTGCAGGAGGCGTTCCCGGAGGCGGAGATCGCGCTCTACGGCGTGGAGGAACCGCAGTCGACGATCCACTCCCCCGACGAGTCCGTCGACCCGGCCGAGATCATCCACATCGCCACCGCCGAAGCCGCGTTCCTGTTGTCCTACGGGAAGTAG
- the groL gene encoding chaperonin GroEL (60 kDa chaperone family; promotes refolding of misfolded polypeptides especially under stressful conditions; forms two stacked rings of heptamers to form a barrel-shaped 14mer; ends can be capped by GroES; misfolded proteins enter the barrel where they are refolded when GroES binds) — MAKIIAFDEEARRGLERGLNTLADAVKVTLGPKGRNVVLERGWGAPVITNDGVSIAKEIELEDPYEKIGAELVKEVAKKTDDVAGDGTTTATVLAQALVREGLRNVAAGSNPMGIKRGIEQATAKVTEALLSSAKEVETEEEIAATAGISAADPAIGAQIAKAMYAVGNGQVNKDSVITVEESNTFGVELEVTEGMRFDKGYISGYMATDLERGEAVLEDPYILLVSSKISNIKDLLPLLEKVMQSGKPLLIIAEDVEGEALSTLVVNKIRGTFKSVAVKAPGFGDRRKAQLQDIAILTGGQVIAEEVGLTLETADLPLLGTARKVVVTKDDTTIVQGAGSTEQIEGRVKQIRAEIDNSDSDYDREKLQERLAKLAGGVAVLKVGAATEVELKERKHRIEDAVRNAKAAVDEGIVAGGGVALLQASHVLDDDLGLTGDEATGVKIVREALSSPLKQIALNAGLEAGVVADKVAGLPAGQGLNAATGEYVDLMAAGINDPVKVTRSALQNAASIAALFLTTEAVVADKPQPAGAGGGMPDADAMGGMGF; from the coding sequence ATGGCTAAGATCATCGCCTTCGACGAAGAAGCACGCCGTGGCCTCGAGCGGGGCCTGAACACCCTCGCCGACGCCGTCAAGGTCACCCTCGGCCCCAAGGGCCGCAACGTCGTGCTCGAGCGCGGCTGGGGCGCCCCGGTCATCACCAACGACGGCGTCTCCATCGCCAAGGAGATCGAGCTCGAGGATCCGTACGAGAAGATCGGTGCGGAGCTGGTGAAGGAGGTCGCCAAGAAGACCGACGACGTCGCCGGCGACGGCACCACCACCGCCACCGTCCTCGCCCAGGCACTCGTCCGCGAGGGTCTGCGCAACGTTGCCGCGGGCTCCAACCCGATGGGCATCAAGCGCGGCATCGAGCAGGCCACCGCCAAGGTGACCGAGGCGCTGCTGTCCTCCGCCAAGGAGGTCGAGACCGAGGAGGAGATCGCCGCCACCGCCGGCATCTCCGCCGCTGACCCGGCCATCGGCGCCCAGATCGCCAAGGCCATGTACGCCGTGGGCAACGGCCAGGTGAACAAGGACTCCGTCATCACCGTCGAGGAGTCCAACACCTTCGGCGTCGAGCTCGAGGTCACCGAGGGCATGCGCTTCGACAAGGGCTACATCTCCGGCTACATGGCCACCGACCTGGAGCGCGGCGAGGCCGTCCTCGAGGATCCGTACATCCTCCTGGTCTCCTCGAAGATCTCCAACATCAAGGACCTGCTGCCGCTGCTGGAGAAGGTCATGCAGTCCGGCAAGCCGCTGCTCATCATCGCCGAGGACGTCGAGGGCGAGGCCCTGTCCACCCTCGTGGTGAACAAGATCCGCGGCACCTTCAAGTCTGTCGCCGTCAAGGCACCGGGCTTCGGCGACCGCCGCAAGGCACAGCTGCAGGACATCGCCATCCTCACCGGTGGCCAGGTCATCGCCGAGGAGGTCGGCCTCACCCTCGAGACCGCTGACCTGCCGCTGCTGGGCACCGCCCGCAAGGTCGTCGTGACCAAGGACGACACCACCATCGTCCAGGGTGCCGGCTCCACCGAGCAGATCGAGGGCCGCGTCAAGCAGATCCGCGCCGAGATCGACAACTCTGACTCCGACTACGACCGCGAGAAGCTGCAGGAGCGCCTGGCCAAGCTGGCCGGCGGTGTCGCGGTGCTCAAGGTCGGCGCCGCCACCGAGGTGGAGCTCAAGGAGCGCAAGCACCGCATCGAGGATGCCGTGCGCAACGCCAAGGCTGCCGTCGACGAGGGCATCGTCGCCGGCGGTGGCGTCGCCCTCCTGCAGGCCTCCCACGTCCTGGATGATGACCTCGGTCTCACCGGCGACGAGGCCACCGGCGTGAAGATCGTCCGCGAGGCACTGTCCTCCCCGCTCAAGCAGATCGCCCTCAACGCCGGCCTTGAGGCTGGCGTCGTGGCCGACAAGGTCGCCGGTCTGCCGGCCGGCCAGGGTCTCAACGCCGCCACCGGCGAGTACGTTGACCTCATGGCCGCGGGCATCAACGACCCGGTCAAGGTCACCCGCTCCGCCCTGCAGAACGCCGCCTCCATCGCGGCTCTGTTCCTCACCACCGAGGCCGTCGTGGCCGACAAGCCGCAGCCGGCCGGTGCCGGCGGTGGCATGCCGGACGCCGACGCCATGGGCGGCATGGGCTTCTAG
- a CDS encoding acetyl-CoA acetyltransferase — MFNSTATHTPSTTGTRIDDPFRLRFGSTHRLPRGLREEAAGMSWSLFIATYAPAADIRITGLETTPGRGGRNTYTAELTHLSKTEPPFTESREISAMGVASACTHLLADAGRHVEILAFHQFPIFEATVTFVRLAHQTHDSRTGWAMGFGGTPEASIAAALSSGAQRIHG, encoded by the coding sequence ATGTTCAACTCCACCGCCACTCACACCCCCTCCACCACCGGCACCCGGATCGACGACCCCTTCCGCCTGCGCTTCGGATCCACCCACCGACTGCCCCGCGGACTGCGCGAGGAAGCCGCCGGAATGAGCTGGTCGCTGTTCATCGCCACCTACGCCCCCGCCGCGGACATCCGCATCACCGGGCTGGAGACCACGCCGGGGCGGGGCGGGAGGAACACCTACACCGCCGAACTGACCCACCTGAGCAAGACCGAGCCGCCGTTCACCGAGTCGCGGGAGATCTCCGCCATGGGTGTCGCCTCCGCCTGCACCCACCTGCTGGCCGACGCCGGACGCCACGTCGAGATCCTGGCCTTCCACCAGTTCCCCATCTTCGAGGCCACCGTCACCTTCGTCCGCCTCGCCCACCAGACGCACGACTCCCGCACCGGCTGGGCCATGGGCTTCGGCGGCACCCCGGAGGCCTCCATCGCCGCCGCCCTGTCGTCGGGTGCGCAGCGTATCCACGGCTGA